From Anaerolineae bacterium:
GGTCAATGGAATTGCTGCTCCGGAAGAAGAAGTTCCGATTTGCCGGCAGGAGCTGATAGGTGTTCCCGCTTTGCAGGGCTTTCACCTGAACCGCATCCCCGGTTTTCATGCTGTCGATGGCCGGGTAATAGGGGGCCGGCCCGGTGCGACAGTAAAAGTTGCCCAAAGCCGTGGTCTGACCCCCTGCGCTGGGGCCGGTAGCGGTGGGGGGGAGGAGGTGGGGTGGCGTAGGTGGGGGAGGCGATGTGGGGTTGAACGGCGAGGCTGCAGTGGCCGTGGGCGGTGGCGGTGGGAGTGGCCCGGCTCTGTCTTGTGAATTTTGACACGATATGTCTCCTGTGATATACTGTTGCTCAACTTGGCGGGCTCGGCTGCCGCCTGCGGAGAAAAGGCGATGATGCTCGAATATCTTCCCATTGCCGTCATGATCGCTGTCGCCACCGTGATCGCGGTGCTGGTGGTGGCGTTGGGGCATCTGTTCGGGCCCAAGCGACCCACGCCCGTGAAGAACATGCCTTACGAGTCGGGGATGAACCCCTTTGGCCCGGGGCAGCGGCGTCAGCCGGTGCGCTTTTACCTGATCGCCATGTTGTTCATCCTTTTTGATGTGGAAGTCATCTTCTTCCTCCCCTGGGCCGTGGTGTTTAAGCAGTTGAAGCTGTTCGGGCTGATGGAGATGCTGGTCTTCATCGGCCTTTTGTTGGTGGGGTACGTCTACGCCTGGAAGAAGGGAGCGCTGGAATGGGATTAGAGCGACATTTGGGTGACCTGGGCGTGGTGACCACCACCCTGGAGAAGGCTGTCAACTGGAGCCGCACGCGGTCCATGTGGCCCATGCTGTTTGGTCTGGCTTGTTGTGCCATCGAGATGATGGCCGCCCAGGCCGCGCACTTTGATATGAGTCGCTTCGGGATGGAACTCATGCGCGCCAGCCCCCGGCAGTCGGATTTGATGATCGTGGCGGGTCGGGTGAGTCGGAAAATGGCCCCGGTGCTGCGCCGGCTTTACGACCAGATGCCCGAGCCCAAATGGGTGATCGCTATGGGAGACTGCGCTTCGTGCGGCGGGGTGTTCAACAACTACGCCGTGGTGCAGGGCGTGGATGAGATCGTGCCGGTGGATGTGTATGTGGCTGGTTGCCCGCCGCGCCCCGAGGCGCTGATTCACGGCGTGCTCACCCTGTACGACAAGGTGCAGAAGATGCGCCTGAAGGACTGGGCGTAGGAGGCCGACCATGAGCGATACCCTTCAGGCTGCCGTTGAGGCTTTGCAAAGGCGTTTCGGTGCCGAGGAGCATACCTTCCGGGGTGAGACCACCCTGTTCGTCCCGGCGGAGTACATTGTTGAGGCGTGCCGCCTTTTGCGCGATGAGTTCGCTTTCGACTTCCTGGCCGACCTGGCGGCAGTGGACTACTGGCCTCAGGAGGCCCCCCGATTTCATGTGGTCTATCAACTGTACTCTTATGCCCATAACCTTTCCCTGCGCTTGCGGGTGCCGCTGGACGGGAGCGCCCCCTCGCTACCCACTGTGGAGACCGTGTATCCCAACGCCAACTGGTACGAGCGGGAGGTTTGGGATATGTTCGGGATTCGTTTCGAGGGGCACTCGGATTTGCGGCGCATTCTGATGCCCCACGATTGGGAAGGTCATCCCCTACGCAAAGACTACCCGCTGGGTTACGAAGAGCCCCAGTTTACCTTCAACTTTGACGAAATCGCCAAATTCAAGCCGCGCCCCGATGCGTAGCACGGGGTGCGCCCCTGTGAGGATGCGCCATGCCCGAAGTGCTTGAAACCACCATGGAAGAGTTGCGGCGCTTGTTCTCCGATCGGGTCCAGACCGGGGAAACCGTGGTGCTCAACATGGGCCCGCAGCACCCCTCCATGCACGGTGTGCTCCATCTCTATGTGGAACTGGATGGGGAGATCGTGCTCAATGTGGTGCCGGATATCGGCTTCCTGCACACCGGCGTGGAAAAGAACATGGAAGCCAAGCGGTACTGGCAGGCCGAGGTGATGACCGACC
This genomic window contains:
- the ndhC gene encoding NAD(P)H-quinone oxidoreductase subunit 3; protein product: MMLEYLPIAVMIAVATVIAVLVVALGHLFGPKRPTPVKNMPYESGMNPFGPGQRRQPVRFYLIAMLFILFDVEVIFFLPWAVVFKQLKLFGLMEMLVFIGLLLVGYVYAWKKGALEWD
- a CDS encoding NADH-quinone oxidoreductase subunit B, yielding MGLERHLGDLGVVTTTLEKAVNWSRTRSMWPMLFGLACCAIEMMAAQAAHFDMSRFGMELMRASPRQSDLMIVAGRVSRKMAPVLRRLYDQMPEPKWVIAMGDCASCGGVFNNYAVVQGVDEIVPVDVYVAGCPPRPEALIHGVLTLYDKVQKMRLKDWA
- a CDS encoding NADH-quinone oxidoreductase subunit C, which codes for MSDTLQAAVEALQRRFGAEEHTFRGETTLFVPAEYIVEACRLLRDEFAFDFLADLAAVDYWPQEAPRFHVVYQLYSYAHNLSLRLRVPLDGSAPSLPTVETVYPNANWYEREVWDMFGIRFEGHSDLRRILMPHDWEGHPLRKDYPLGYEEPQFTFNFDEIAKFKPRPDA